One segment of Rosa chinensis cultivar Old Blush chromosome 6, RchiOBHm-V2, whole genome shotgun sequence DNA contains the following:
- the LOC112173707 gene encoding non-specific lipid transfer protein GPI-anchored 16 isoform X1: MEPCKPFLSVLVVLISLLISVNGQISTPCTASKLSTLTPCLNYITGSTNNGSSPTGDCCYALKTSMDCACLLVTANVPIQLPINRTLALSLPKACKMGSVPLQCKASATPLAAPGPSLLGPTISPTAADSPLSPRAASKAVATGPAPQSEAESPSVEPEAPTTAINRPLLTPTAASSLSFVSPQPLLLIVLGIMVYKSY, encoded by the exons ATGGAACCCTGCAAGCCCTTTCTTTCAGTTCTTGTAGTACTCATTTCACTGCTAATTTCAGTTAATGGGCAGATTAGTACACCATGCACAGCCTCAAAGCTTAGCACCTTAACTCCATGCTTGAATTATATAACTGGGAGTACCAACAATGGCTCATCGCCAACAGGGGACTGTTGCTATGCCCTAAAGACCAGCATGGACTGCGCTTGCCTTTTAGTAACCGCCAATGTTCCAATCCAACTGCCCATTAACAGAACCcttgctctctctcttcctaAAGCATGTAAAATGGGGAGTGTGCCACTACAATGCAAAG CTTCTGCTACTCCTTTAGCTGCCCCAG GTCCTTCCTTACTAGGACCAACTATTTCCCCCACAGCTGCTGATTCTCCTTTAAGTCCAAGAG CAGCTTCTAAAGCAGTAGCAACAGGTCCTGCACCACAATCTGAAGCAGAATCTCCATCAGTTGAACCTGAAGCTCCGACAACTGCGATCAATCGACCACTGCTGACACCAACTGCAGCCTCTAGTCTATCTTTTG
- the LOC112173707 gene encoding non-specific lipid transfer protein GPI-anchored 16 isoform X2, which yields MEPCKPFLSVLVVLISLLISVNGQISTPCTASKLSTLTPCLNYITGSTNNGSSPTGDCCYALKTSMDCACLLVTANVPIQLPINRTLALSLPKACKMGSVPLQCKASATPLAAPGPSLLGPTISPTAADSPLSPRASKAVATGPAPQSEAESPSVEPEAPTTAINRPLLTPTAASSLSFVSPQPLLLIVLGIMVYKSY from the exons ATGGAACCCTGCAAGCCCTTTCTTTCAGTTCTTGTAGTACTCATTTCACTGCTAATTTCAGTTAATGGGCAGATTAGTACACCATGCACAGCCTCAAAGCTTAGCACCTTAACTCCATGCTTGAATTATATAACTGGGAGTACCAACAATGGCTCATCGCCAACAGGGGACTGTTGCTATGCCCTAAAGACCAGCATGGACTGCGCTTGCCTTTTAGTAACCGCCAATGTTCCAATCCAACTGCCCATTAACAGAACCcttgctctctctcttcctaAAGCATGTAAAATGGGGAGTGTGCCACTACAATGCAAAG CTTCTGCTACTCCTTTAGCTGCCCCAG GTCCTTCCTTACTAGGACCAACTATTTCCCCCACAGCTGCTGATTCTCCTTTAAGTCCAAGAG CTTCTAAAGCAGTAGCAACAGGTCCTGCACCACAATCTGAAGCAGAATCTCCATCAGTTGAACCTGAAGCTCCGACAACTGCGATCAATCGACCACTGCTGACACCAACTGCAGCCTCTAGTCTATCTTTTG